In Amphiura filiformis chromosome 1, Afil_fr2py, whole genome shotgun sequence, the following are encoded in one genomic region:
- the LOC140148499 gene encoding uncharacterized protein isoform X1: MDDTSAANSGNWSHGLEGGEGASFRPFGVHWLDSALQETLLPGTPWEQVEEKVSRGLIGKLRSSQEFKDMEKKQMILQLLGAKFVERYLKDELYVPNILEPPRITLLKRQQLQRTMQKFLKDKLDDVARFHDYLPGTPDGGGESSQRGEDSRQQLHSVEMRVTQEHMTSVFQKGLNRHLAMNGFTAEQARTDNIPDPSLPSMNCWSGASNLLGHSLCAILQRDPNRLSYICKRLGGKQLPASLREFLWAEMLLRHNDSTVYTEKTTEKSLRKTFAKMVSKGKLELKISKATECPISGLIKKAVQEKYDKTVCMQQYKGTSYTSQCSEALNVLYTYNRSYEPYLVHWLFPLQIAFHDIGGELEDHPYELAFYLNLLQSNTFPHWPEIYAIAEQAMARLQSGDMELYQHLQTCSTTNVKVDPKEFMVQLLEDERKKAASLSWATQQNSSSTDGLADNSKSLLANPVVFLRKWVGEGFVSVLDTQAVLLIWDQCFMSDWNRRVLEDVCLALVLLLRRDFMEATDYHQMRQVFLLTPCKLYTADIQAAFKHLQGGGAVIEVPDLDSRRLETSNVPTTTPEPYNPVPIPINTAPPEADMMIKDQKLRPVCVTNINLNLVINQPDIRKMEDEDSPQLDVMDQLVNFQPERLSVSVAVLHKGRSLGDRKCENNGVMVQAPSLERGNPLNEDGYTKTYQVSFSSDSLIFDDVTLQASSYDLKFKENQAVALLTVTYRLLGGHEYLSLGWAKLPLYEYQDDNAPPDSNGTYCASLRVQLGKKTLPLFPGEAPEMISVSIADPDYEVDDHLQPGSYMTTTCIDPSDAGIPSESTSSPQPQAEEPLWVPYDSDIGERSTPWKPDQGFDLYIDQVRFLPDNATIIKVTARIVQPHDPKVADVLATPLLDSPARCPQFEYRDTTEKAEETNLVVLRVYTVDKVTKELVALGAAILPLYDEEEHLLHMAGFQLPLRSGIPDEDIPLDKAALDKLPIVPGTSILVRVLPISKIFIPAPNYASGYYRNSYQSKPTESHMTVMEHYKRQDNWVETVQDIIENMHMEDTQTSQDGEAESSPLGREAMTEWLIDRLQEDKHLPEGVTTPGDLDLTRCVNYDLSCGLHVFVRMTPGVKGTGLYTHAVCQVLPGRRAADLDITSEGYGVVDRFHTKQHKFNSLQTAPQWKDPPKHIHPHYDTQSVLFIRIIGLTLLYKPDPNQEGPGVIRGKHGKKRVQLGPESYLGWTVLPMFDKGCVAQGTYILPIFQDDTNLDFLEDIGRADNLLTWLKSNIKKKVIKINRQYATAVVSVFDGHYHVKAESVPLPKRDSFLDVDDFEKFAESAQLGKEGPQISQHILRHLPKEVQDEEMDSVLYQQEEKYFEQLALIVFDEVLEDVKEIGLK, translated from the exons ATGGATGACACAAGTGCAGCTAATTCAGGCAACTGGTCACATGGGTTAGAAGGAGGAGAGGGCGCTTCATTTCGTCCATTCGGTGTTCATTGGTTAGATTCGGCGCTACAGGAAACGCTGTTGCCAGGAACACCATGGGAACAG GTGGAAGAAAAAGTAAGTCGTGGGCTTATTGGTAAATTGAGAAGTAGCCAGGAGTTTAAAGACATGGAGAAGAAACAGATGATTTTACAGTTACTTGGAGCAAAATTTGTAGAGAGATACCTGAAAGATGAACTGTATGTGCCTAATATATTG GAGCCACCAAGAATCACATTGCTAAAAAGACAACAGCTCCAACGTACCATGCAGAAGTTCCTCAAAGACAAGCTAGATGATGTTGCACGATTTCATGATTATCTTCCTGGCACACCTGATGGTGGTGGTGAGAGCAGCCAGAGGGGTGAGGACAGCAGACAACAGTTGCATTCGGTAGAAATGAGAGTGACACAAGAACACATGACAAGTGTGTTTCAGAAAGGTTTGAATAGACATCTGGCGATGAATGGGTTTACAGCTGAGCAGGCTAGGACAGACAATATACCAG ATCCCAGTCTGCCATCCATGAATTGTTGGAGTGGTGCCAGTAACCTACTAGGCCATTCCCTGTGTGCAATACTACAGCGAGATCCAAACAGATTGTCTTATATCTGTAAGCGTCTCGGAGGTAAACAGCTACCAGCTAGTCTCAGGGAATTCTTATGGGCTGAGATGCTGTTAAGACACAATGATAGCACAGTCTATACAGAGAA GACAACAGAGAAGTCTTTGCGGAAAACATTTGCTAAGATGGTGTCAAAGGGCAAGCTGGAATTGAAGATTTCTAAGGCCACAGAGTGCCCTATAAGTGGTTTAATAAAGAAGGCTGTGCAAGAG AAATATGACAAGACAGTGTGTATGCAGCAATACAAAGGAACCTCTTATACATCTCAGTGTAGTGAAGCCTTGAATGTGTTATATACATACAACAGAAGCTATGAACCATACCTGGTACACTGGCTATTCCCTCTACAAATTGCTTTCCATGACATCGGAGGTGAACTAg AAGACCACCCTTATGAGCTAGCCTTCTATCTCAACCTGTTACAAAGCAATACCTTCCCTCATTGGCCAGAGATATATGCCATTGCAGAGCAGGCAATGGCAAGGTTACAATCAGGAGATATGGAGCTGTATCAGCATCTTCAGACATGTTCTACCACCAATGTCAAAGTTGATCCAAAG GAATTCATGGTTCAGTTATTGGAGGATGAACGCAAGAAGGCAGCATCGTTGAGCTGGGCAACTCAGCAGAATTCATCCTCTACAGATGGGCTTGCTGATAACTCCAAGAGTTTGTTGGCCAATCCTGTTGTATTTCTACGCAAATGGGTGGGAGAG GGCTTTGTTAGTGTGCTCGACACCCAGGCTGTACTTCTCATATGGGACCAATGCTTCATGAGTGATTGGAACAGAAGGGTATTAGAAGATGTATGCTTAGCTTTGGTGCTCCTGCTTAGAAGGGATTTCATGGAAGCAACAGATTACCATCAGATGAGACAG GTGTTTTTGCTGACACCATGCAAGCTGTATACAGCTGATATTCAAGCTGCCTTCAAGCATTTACAAGGTGGAGGAGCCGTAATTGAAGTCCCAGACTTGGACAGTCGCAGATTGGAAAC AAGTAATGTACCAACTACAACTCCAGAACCATACAACCCTGTACCTATACCAATCAATACAGCTCCACCTGAGGCCGATATGATGATAAAAGATCAGAAACTTAGACCAGTATGCGTGACAAACATCAACCTGAATCTAGTAATAAACCAACCTGACATCAGAAAAATGGAGGATGAGGATTCACCACAACTGGATGTTATGGATCAACTGGTGAATTTTCAGCCAGAGAGACTTTCAGTTAGCGTGGCTGTATTGCATAAAGGAAGAAGCCTAGGAGACAGGAAGTGTGAGAACAATGGAGTCATGGTGCAAGCGCCCTCGCTTGAAAGAGGAAATCCTTTGAATGAAGATGGATACACCAAG ACATATCAAGTTTCATTTTCAAGTGACTCATTGATATTTGATGATGTAACCCTACAAGCAAGCTCATATGATTTGAAGTTCAAAGAAAACCAAGCTGTAGCATTATTAACAGTGACATATCGATTACTTG GTGGACACGAGTATCTATCTTTAGGGTGGGCTAAACTACCATTATATGAATATCAAGATGACAATGCACCCCCGGATTCAAATGGAACATACTGTGCATCATTGAGAGTTCAACTAGGCAAAAAGACTCTTCCACTTTTCCCAGGGGAAGCACCAGAGATGATTTCTGTTTCTATCGCAGATCCTGATTATGAAGTAGATG atCATTTGCAGCCAGGTTCATATATGACTACAACCTGTATTGATCCATCTGATGCAGGAATACCAAG TGAATCTACATCATCACCGCAACCACAAGCAGAGGAGCCTTTATGGGTGCCATATGATAGTGACATAGGTGAAAGGTCAACACCATGGAAACCTGATCAAGGATTTGACCTTTATATTGATCAGGTCAGATTTCTACCTGATAATGCAACAATAATTAAG gtAACAGCACGTATTGTTCAGCCCCATGATCCAAAAGTAGCCGATGTTCTTGCCACTCCCCTGCTAGACTCCCCAGCAAGATGCCCACAGTTTGAATACAGAGACACAACAGAGAAGGCAGAAGAGACTAATCTTGTTGTTCTCAGGGTGTATACAGTAGACAAAGTTACAAAGGAATTAGTAGCATTGGGAGCAGCTATTCTACCTTTGTATGATGAAGAGGAGCACTTG TTACATATGGCAGGCTTTCAATTGCCGTTACGTAGTGGCATTCCAGATGAAGATATTCCACTTGATAAAGCAGCTTTAGACAAACTACCCATTGTGCCTGGTACATCCATACTTGTCAGGGTATTGCCAATATCAAAG ATATTTATTCCAGCACCTAACTATGCCAGTGGTTACTATAGAAACAGCTACCAAAGCAAACCTACAGAATCTCACATGACTGTGATGGAGCATTACAAACGCCAAGATAACTGGGTAGAAACGGTACAAGACATCATAGAAAATATGCACATGGAAGACACACAAACCTCTCAAGACGGGGAGGCAGAGTCATCCCCTCTAGGCAGGGAAGCAATGACAGAATGGTTGATAGATAGATTGCAAGAGGATAAACATTTACCAGAGGGAGTAACCACACCTGGTGACCTTGATTTGACCCGATGTGTGAACTATGACCTCAGCTGTGGCTTGCATGTTTTTGTACGCATGACTCCTGGTGTAAAAG GTACAGGTCTTTACACCCATGCTGTGTGTCAGGTGTTGCCTGGGAGACGAGCAGCTGACTTGGATATCACATCTGAAGGATATGGTGTTGTAGATAGATTCCATACTAAACAACATAAATTCAACAGCCTACAGACTGCACCGCAATGGAAAGACCCACCCAAG CATATCCATCCACATTACGACACCCAATCAGTCCTCTTTATTCGTATTATCGGACTGACACTCCTCTACAAACCGGATCCTAACCAGGAAGGACCAGGAGTCATTAGGGGCAAGCATGGCAAGAAACGTGTCCAGCTTGGACCAGAATCTTATCTAGGATGGACGGTGCTACCAATGTTTGATAAGGGGTGTGTAGCTCAGGGCACTTACATCTTGCCTATATTCCAAGACGACACTAACTTG GATTTTTTAGAGGATATTGGTAGAGCAGACAATCTTCTTACATGGCTGAAGAGTAATATCAAGAAGAAAGTGATCAAAATAAATCGTCAGTATGCCACAGCAGTAGTGTCTGTCTTTGATGGTCATTATCATGTCAAAGCTGAATCAGTACCTTTACCT AAAAGAGACTCATTTCTGGATGTAGATGATTTTGAGAAGTTTGCCGAATCTGCCCAACTTGGTAAAGAAGGACCACAGATAAGTCAGCATATACTACGACATCTACCTAAAGAAGTACAGGACGAAGAGATGGATAGTGTGTTATATCAacaagaagaaaaatattttgagcagCTGGCACTTATTGTCTTTGATGAAGTTCTG GAGGATGTGAAAGAAATTGGATTAAAGTAG
- the LOC140148499 gene encoding uncharacterized protein isoform X2 — MDDTSAANSGNWSHGLEGGEGASFRPFGVHWLDSALQETLLPGTPWEQVEEKVSRGLIGKLRSSQEFKDMEKKQMILQLLGAKFVERYLKDELYVPNILEPPRITLLKRQQLQRTMQKFLKDKLDDVARFHDYLPGTPDGGGESSQRGEDSRQQLHSVEMRVTQEHMTSVFQKGLNRHLAMNGFTAEQARTDNIPDPSLPSMNCWSGASNLLGHSLCAILQRDPNRLSYICKRLGGKQLPASLREFLWAEMLLRHNDSTVYTEKTTEKSLRKTFAKMVSKGKLELKISKATECPISGLIKKAVQEKYDKTVCMQQYKGTSYTSQCSEALNVLYTYNRSYEPYLVHWLFPLQIAFHDIGGELEDHPYELAFYLNLLQSNTFPHWPEIYAIAEQAMARLQSGDMELYQHLQTCSTTNVKVDPKEFMVQLLEDERKKAASLSWATQQNSSSTDGLADNSKSLLANPVVFLRKWVGEGFVSVLDTQAVLLIWDQCFMSDWNRRVLEDVCLALVLLLRRDFMEATDYHQMRQVFLLTPCKLYTADIQAAFKHLQGGGAVIEVPDLDSRRLETNVPTTTPEPYNPVPIPINTAPPEADMMIKDQKLRPVCVTNINLNLVINQPDIRKMEDEDSPQLDVMDQLVNFQPERLSVSVAVLHKGRSLGDRKCENNGVMVQAPSLERGNPLNEDGYTKTYQVSFSSDSLIFDDVTLQASSYDLKFKENQAVALLTVTYRLLGGHEYLSLGWAKLPLYEYQDDNAPPDSNGTYCASLRVQLGKKTLPLFPGEAPEMISVSIADPDYEVDDHLQPGSYMTTTCIDPSDAGIPSESTSSPQPQAEEPLWVPYDSDIGERSTPWKPDQGFDLYIDQVRFLPDNATIIKVTARIVQPHDPKVADVLATPLLDSPARCPQFEYRDTTEKAEETNLVVLRVYTVDKVTKELVALGAAILPLYDEEEHLLHMAGFQLPLRSGIPDEDIPLDKAALDKLPIVPGTSILVRVLPISKIFIPAPNYASGYYRNSYQSKPTESHMTVMEHYKRQDNWVETVQDIIENMHMEDTQTSQDGEAESSPLGREAMTEWLIDRLQEDKHLPEGVTTPGDLDLTRCVNYDLSCGLHVFVRMTPGVKGTGLYTHAVCQVLPGRRAADLDITSEGYGVVDRFHTKQHKFNSLQTAPQWKDPPKHIHPHYDTQSVLFIRIIGLTLLYKPDPNQEGPGVIRGKHGKKRVQLGPESYLGWTVLPMFDKGCVAQGTYILPIFQDDTNLDFLEDIGRADNLLTWLKSNIKKKVIKINRQYATAVVSVFDGHYHVKAESVPLPKRDSFLDVDDFEKFAESAQLGKEGPQISQHILRHLPKEVQDEEMDSVLYQQEEKYFEQLALIVFDEVLEDVKEIGLK, encoded by the exons ATGGATGACACAAGTGCAGCTAATTCAGGCAACTGGTCACATGGGTTAGAAGGAGGAGAGGGCGCTTCATTTCGTCCATTCGGTGTTCATTGGTTAGATTCGGCGCTACAGGAAACGCTGTTGCCAGGAACACCATGGGAACAG GTGGAAGAAAAAGTAAGTCGTGGGCTTATTGGTAAATTGAGAAGTAGCCAGGAGTTTAAAGACATGGAGAAGAAACAGATGATTTTACAGTTACTTGGAGCAAAATTTGTAGAGAGATACCTGAAAGATGAACTGTATGTGCCTAATATATTG GAGCCACCAAGAATCACATTGCTAAAAAGACAACAGCTCCAACGTACCATGCAGAAGTTCCTCAAAGACAAGCTAGATGATGTTGCACGATTTCATGATTATCTTCCTGGCACACCTGATGGTGGTGGTGAGAGCAGCCAGAGGGGTGAGGACAGCAGACAACAGTTGCATTCGGTAGAAATGAGAGTGACACAAGAACACATGACAAGTGTGTTTCAGAAAGGTTTGAATAGACATCTGGCGATGAATGGGTTTACAGCTGAGCAGGCTAGGACAGACAATATACCAG ATCCCAGTCTGCCATCCATGAATTGTTGGAGTGGTGCCAGTAACCTACTAGGCCATTCCCTGTGTGCAATACTACAGCGAGATCCAAACAGATTGTCTTATATCTGTAAGCGTCTCGGAGGTAAACAGCTACCAGCTAGTCTCAGGGAATTCTTATGGGCTGAGATGCTGTTAAGACACAATGATAGCACAGTCTATACAGAGAA GACAACAGAGAAGTCTTTGCGGAAAACATTTGCTAAGATGGTGTCAAAGGGCAAGCTGGAATTGAAGATTTCTAAGGCCACAGAGTGCCCTATAAGTGGTTTAATAAAGAAGGCTGTGCAAGAG AAATATGACAAGACAGTGTGTATGCAGCAATACAAAGGAACCTCTTATACATCTCAGTGTAGTGAAGCCTTGAATGTGTTATATACATACAACAGAAGCTATGAACCATACCTGGTACACTGGCTATTCCCTCTACAAATTGCTTTCCATGACATCGGAGGTGAACTAg AAGACCACCCTTATGAGCTAGCCTTCTATCTCAACCTGTTACAAAGCAATACCTTCCCTCATTGGCCAGAGATATATGCCATTGCAGAGCAGGCAATGGCAAGGTTACAATCAGGAGATATGGAGCTGTATCAGCATCTTCAGACATGTTCTACCACCAATGTCAAAGTTGATCCAAAG GAATTCATGGTTCAGTTATTGGAGGATGAACGCAAGAAGGCAGCATCGTTGAGCTGGGCAACTCAGCAGAATTCATCCTCTACAGATGGGCTTGCTGATAACTCCAAGAGTTTGTTGGCCAATCCTGTTGTATTTCTACGCAAATGGGTGGGAGAG GGCTTTGTTAGTGTGCTCGACACCCAGGCTGTACTTCTCATATGGGACCAATGCTTCATGAGTGATTGGAACAGAAGGGTATTAGAAGATGTATGCTTAGCTTTGGTGCTCCTGCTTAGAAGGGATTTCATGGAAGCAACAGATTACCATCAGATGAGACAG GTGTTTTTGCTGACACCATGCAAGCTGTATACAGCTGATATTCAAGCTGCCTTCAAGCATTTACAAGGTGGAGGAGCCGTAATTGAAGTCCCAGACTTGGACAGTCGCAGATTGGAAAC TAATGTACCAACTACAACTCCAGAACCATACAACCCTGTACCTATACCAATCAATACAGCTCCACCTGAGGCCGATATGATGATAAAAGATCAGAAACTTAGACCAGTATGCGTGACAAACATCAACCTGAATCTAGTAATAAACCAACCTGACATCAGAAAAATGGAGGATGAGGATTCACCACAACTGGATGTTATGGATCAACTGGTGAATTTTCAGCCAGAGAGACTTTCAGTTAGCGTGGCTGTATTGCATAAAGGAAGAAGCCTAGGAGACAGGAAGTGTGAGAACAATGGAGTCATGGTGCAAGCGCCCTCGCTTGAAAGAGGAAATCCTTTGAATGAAGATGGATACACCAAG ACATATCAAGTTTCATTTTCAAGTGACTCATTGATATTTGATGATGTAACCCTACAAGCAAGCTCATATGATTTGAAGTTCAAAGAAAACCAAGCTGTAGCATTATTAACAGTGACATATCGATTACTTG GTGGACACGAGTATCTATCTTTAGGGTGGGCTAAACTACCATTATATGAATATCAAGATGACAATGCACCCCCGGATTCAAATGGAACATACTGTGCATCATTGAGAGTTCAACTAGGCAAAAAGACTCTTCCACTTTTCCCAGGGGAAGCACCAGAGATGATTTCTGTTTCTATCGCAGATCCTGATTATGAAGTAGATG atCATTTGCAGCCAGGTTCATATATGACTACAACCTGTATTGATCCATCTGATGCAGGAATACCAAG TGAATCTACATCATCACCGCAACCACAAGCAGAGGAGCCTTTATGGGTGCCATATGATAGTGACATAGGTGAAAGGTCAACACCATGGAAACCTGATCAAGGATTTGACCTTTATATTGATCAGGTCAGATTTCTACCTGATAATGCAACAATAATTAAG gtAACAGCACGTATTGTTCAGCCCCATGATCCAAAAGTAGCCGATGTTCTTGCCACTCCCCTGCTAGACTCCCCAGCAAGATGCCCACAGTTTGAATACAGAGACACAACAGAGAAGGCAGAAGAGACTAATCTTGTTGTTCTCAGGGTGTATACAGTAGACAAAGTTACAAAGGAATTAGTAGCATTGGGAGCAGCTATTCTACCTTTGTATGATGAAGAGGAGCACTTG TTACATATGGCAGGCTTTCAATTGCCGTTACGTAGTGGCATTCCAGATGAAGATATTCCACTTGATAAAGCAGCTTTAGACAAACTACCCATTGTGCCTGGTACATCCATACTTGTCAGGGTATTGCCAATATCAAAG ATATTTATTCCAGCACCTAACTATGCCAGTGGTTACTATAGAAACAGCTACCAAAGCAAACCTACAGAATCTCACATGACTGTGATGGAGCATTACAAACGCCAAGATAACTGGGTAGAAACGGTACAAGACATCATAGAAAATATGCACATGGAAGACACACAAACCTCTCAAGACGGGGAGGCAGAGTCATCCCCTCTAGGCAGGGAAGCAATGACAGAATGGTTGATAGATAGATTGCAAGAGGATAAACATTTACCAGAGGGAGTAACCACACCTGGTGACCTTGATTTGACCCGATGTGTGAACTATGACCTCAGCTGTGGCTTGCATGTTTTTGTACGCATGACTCCTGGTGTAAAAG GTACAGGTCTTTACACCCATGCTGTGTGTCAGGTGTTGCCTGGGAGACGAGCAGCTGACTTGGATATCACATCTGAAGGATATGGTGTTGTAGATAGATTCCATACTAAACAACATAAATTCAACAGCCTACAGACTGCACCGCAATGGAAAGACCCACCCAAG CATATCCATCCACATTACGACACCCAATCAGTCCTCTTTATTCGTATTATCGGACTGACACTCCTCTACAAACCGGATCCTAACCAGGAAGGACCAGGAGTCATTAGGGGCAAGCATGGCAAGAAACGTGTCCAGCTTGGACCAGAATCTTATCTAGGATGGACGGTGCTACCAATGTTTGATAAGGGGTGTGTAGCTCAGGGCACTTACATCTTGCCTATATTCCAAGACGACACTAACTTG GATTTTTTAGAGGATATTGGTAGAGCAGACAATCTTCTTACATGGCTGAAGAGTAATATCAAGAAGAAAGTGATCAAAATAAATCGTCAGTATGCCACAGCAGTAGTGTCTGTCTTTGATGGTCATTATCATGTCAAAGCTGAATCAGTACCTTTACCT AAAAGAGACTCATTTCTGGATGTAGATGATTTTGAGAAGTTTGCCGAATCTGCCCAACTTGGTAAAGAAGGACCACAGATAAGTCAGCATATACTACGACATCTACCTAAAGAAGTACAGGACGAAGAGATGGATAGTGTGTTATATCAacaagaagaaaaatattttgagcagCTGGCACTTATTGTCTTTGATGAAGTTCTG GAGGATGTGAAAGAAATTGGATTAAAGTAG